One segment of Streptomyces sp. YIM 121038 DNA contains the following:
- a CDS encoding excinuclease ABC subunit UvrA — MHAATDHGHIVLTGARENNLKEVSLRIPKGRLTVFTGVSGSGKSSVVFDTVAVESQRQLNETFTWFVRNRLPKYERPQADAIEDLAPAIVVDQKPIGGHSRSTVGTMTDIYSVMRVLFSRHGTPGAGPATAYSFNDPSGMCPECAGLGRTVRPDYDRILDPARSLADGAVRFPPFAAGTWQGQTYTNSPDLDPHKPLGDFTAEERHFLLRGHPDSGKVSVDNTGGARAIDFEGLADRFERLYLHRDLSALSQKTRDLVQGFLVEGRCPACAGARLNPAALASRINGLNIADCARMEVTDLVAELGRVQGPVAGPVARAAVAALERVEAIGLGYLSLDRETSTLSGGEGQRLKMVRHLGSSLTGMTYIFDEPSVGLHPRDVGRLGDLLLRLRDKGNTVLVVEHDPDVIAIADHVVDMGPGAGTHGGRVVFEGTPHELRAADTPTGRALRRPAGVREHPREPVGSAWIKGADLHNLKDVSVRVPLGVLTAVTGVAGSGKSTLVTGAFTAQHPDAVVVEQSAIGISGRSTPATYLGIMDRVRALFARHTGTEPGLFSFNSSGACERCQGRGISYSDLAFMDPVTTICEECAGRRFKQEVLRLTVGGRSIADVLDMTAEQALAFLADFPDPAVRRRLGALRDVGLTYLTLGQPLSTLSGGERQRIKLATQLHRTGTTYVLDEPTTGLHMADVDGLLALLDRLVDAGNTVLVVEHNLDVVRHADWVIDLGPDGGKHGGRVVFEGTPRELLAAEGSFTAEHLRRSVAA, encoded by the coding sequence ATGCACGCAGCAACCGACCACGGCCACATCGTCCTCACCGGCGCCCGCGAGAACAATCTGAAGGAGGTGAGCCTGCGCATCCCGAAGGGCAGGCTCACCGTCTTCACCGGCGTCTCCGGCTCGGGCAAGTCGTCGGTGGTCTTCGACACCGTCGCCGTCGAGTCGCAGCGCCAGCTCAACGAGACCTTCACCTGGTTCGTCCGCAACCGCCTGCCGAAGTACGAGCGACCGCAGGCGGACGCCATCGAGGACCTGGCGCCCGCGATCGTCGTCGACCAGAAGCCGATCGGCGGCCACTCCCGGTCCACCGTCGGCACGATGACGGACATCTACTCGGTGATGCGGGTCCTGTTCTCGCGGCACGGCACCCCGGGCGCGGGCCCGGCCACCGCGTACTCTTTCAACGACCCGAGCGGCATGTGCCCCGAGTGCGCCGGGCTCGGCCGCACCGTGCGGCCCGACTACGACCGCATCCTGGACCCGGCCAGGTCCCTGGCGGACGGCGCGGTCCGGTTCCCGCCGTTCGCCGCCGGGACCTGGCAGGGCCAGACCTACACCAACTCCCCCGACCTCGACCCGCACAAGCCGCTCGGCGACTTCACCGCCGAGGAGCGGCACTTCCTGCTGCGCGGGCACCCGGACAGCGGGAAGGTCAGCGTCGACAACACCGGCGGCGCCCGCGCCATCGACTTCGAGGGCCTCGCCGACCGCTTCGAACGCCTCTACCTCCACCGCGACCTGTCGGCGCTGTCCCAGAAGACCCGCGACCTGGTGCAGGGCTTCCTCGTCGAGGGTCGCTGCCCCGCCTGCGCGGGCGCGCGGCTCAACCCGGCGGCGCTGGCCAGCCGCATCAACGGCCTGAACATCGCCGACTGCGCCCGCATGGAGGTCACCGACCTCGTCGCGGAGCTCGGCCGCGTCCAGGGCCCGGTCGCGGGCCCCGTCGCCCGGGCGGCCGTCGCCGCGCTCGAACGCGTCGAGGCGATCGGCCTCGGCTACCTCAGCCTCGACCGCGAGACCTCCACGCTCTCCGGCGGCGAGGGCCAGCGCCTGAAGATGGTCCGGCACCTCGGCTCCAGCCTCACCGGGATGACGTACATCTTCGACGAACCGAGCGTCGGTCTGCACCCGCGGGACGTGGGGCGCCTGGGCGATCTGCTGCTGCGCCTGCGCGACAAGGGCAACACCGTCCTGGTCGTCGAGCACGACCCGGACGTCATCGCGATCGCCGACCACGTCGTCGACATGGGCCCGGGCGCGGGCACCCACGGCGGCCGGGTCGTCTTCGAGGGCACCCCGCACGAGCTGCGCGCCGCCGACACCCCGACCGGCCGGGCCCTGCGGCGCCCCGCGGGCGTGCGGGAGCATCCGCGCGAGCCCGTCGGCAGCGCCTGGATCAAGGGCGCGGACCTGCACAACCTCAAGGACGTGAGCGTCCGCGTGCCCCTCGGCGTGCTCACCGCGGTCACCGGCGTCGCGGGCTCGGGCAAGAGCACGCTCGTCACCGGGGCGTTCACCGCGCAGCACCCGGACGCCGTGGTCGTCGAGCAGTCGGCCATCGGCATCTCGGGTCGGTCGACCCCGGCGACCTATCTGGGGATCATGGACCGCGTACGGGCCCTGTTCGCCCGGCACACGGGCACGGAGCCCGGCCTGTTCAGCTTCAACTCCAGCGGCGCGTGCGAGCGTTGCCAGGGCCGCGGCATCAGCTACAGCGACCTGGCGTTCATGGACCCGGTGACGACGATCTGCGAGGAGTGCGCCGGGCGGCGGTTCAAGCAGGAGGTGCTCCGGCTGACCGTGGGCGGCCGCTCGATCGCGGACGTCCTGGACATGACCGCCGAGCAGGCCCTCGCGTTCCTGGCGGACTTCCCCGACCCGGCGGTGCGCCGCCGCCTCGGCGCCCTGCGGGACGTCGGTCTCACGTATCTCACCCTGGGGCAGCCGCTGAGCACCCTCTCGGGCGGCGAGCGCCAGCGCATCAAGCTGGCCACCCAGCTGCACCGCACCGGGACGACGTACGTCCTGGACGAGCCGACGACCGGTCTGCACATGGCGGACGTCGACGGGCTCCTCGCCCTGCTCGACCGGCTCGTCGACGCCGGGAACACCGTCCTGGTCGTCGAGCACAACCTGGACGTCGTCCGGCACGCGGACTGGGTCATCGACCTCGGCCCCGACGGCGGCAAGCACGGCGGCCGCGTCGTCTTCGAGGGGACGCCGCGCGAACTGCTCGCCGCCGAGGGGTCGTTCACGGCGGAACACCTGCGGCGCTCGGTGGCCGCGTAG
- a CDS encoding ABC-F family ATP-binding cassette domain-containing protein, giving the protein MSTVPTPSITCTSLSFAWPDGTSVFDGLQAAFGPGRTGLIGRNGSGKSTLLKLVAGELAPAEGTVRTAEDVGYLPQNITLDTALRVDEVLGIAGTRAALHAIEAGDVREEHFTAVGDDWDVEERARATLDQLGLAHIGLDRTTGEVSGGESVLLRLAALLLRGPGVLLLDEPTNNLDLYARRRLYAAVDAWSGVLVVVSHDRELLDRVDHIADLHEGEVTWYGGNFSAYEQALAVEQEAAERMVRVAEADLRKQKRELADAQVKLARRKRYGQKMWDQKREPKVVMGNRKRAAQESAGKHRILHEEKLAEAKERLDDAVEAVRDDDDIRVDLPHTAVPPGRTVLTLSNLTLRYGARVRGEFELRGPERVALVGRNGAGKTTLLRTIGGDLAPVGGEALAQVPLRFLPQRLDVLDDDLTVAENVARQAPDATNNRVRARLARFLFRGAKADQQAATLSGGERFRAALAALMLADPAPQLLLLDEPTNNLDMASVRQLSSALEAYEGALIVASHDVPFLESIGITRWLLLDGEIKEITGKHREKMENRTGAVGYPE; this is encoded by the coding sequence ATGTCTACCGTCCCCACCCCGTCCATCACCTGTACGTCGCTGTCCTTCGCCTGGCCCGACGGCACCTCCGTCTTCGACGGCCTCCAGGCCGCGTTCGGCCCCGGCAGGACCGGGCTCATCGGCCGCAACGGCTCGGGCAAGTCCACGCTCCTCAAGCTCGTGGCGGGCGAACTCGCCCCGGCCGAGGGCACCGTGCGCACCGCCGAGGACGTCGGCTACCTGCCGCAGAACATCACCCTCGACACCGCGCTGCGCGTCGACGAGGTCCTCGGCATCGCCGGGACGCGTGCCGCCCTGCACGCCATCGAGGCGGGCGACGTGCGCGAGGAGCACTTCACCGCCGTCGGCGACGACTGGGACGTCGAGGAGCGCGCCCGGGCGACGCTCGACCAGCTCGGGCTCGCCCACATCGGCCTCGACCGCACCACGGGCGAGGTGTCCGGCGGCGAGTCGGTGCTGCTCCGCCTGGCCGCGCTGCTGCTGCGGGGGCCCGGCGTCCTGCTGCTCGACGAGCCCACCAACAACCTGGACCTGTACGCCCGGCGCCGTCTGTACGCGGCCGTCGACGCCTGGTCCGGCGTGCTCGTGGTGGTCAGCCACGACCGCGAACTCCTGGACCGCGTCGACCACATCGCCGATCTGCACGAGGGCGAGGTCACCTGGTACGGCGGGAACTTCTCCGCGTACGAACAGGCGCTGGCCGTCGAGCAGGAGGCGGCGGAGCGCATGGTGCGCGTCGCCGAGGCCGATCTGCGCAAGCAGAAGCGCGAACTGGCCGACGCCCAGGTCAAATTGGCCCGGCGCAAGCGGTACGGCCAGAAGATGTGGGACCAGAAGCGCGAGCCGAAGGTCGTCATGGGCAACCGCAAGCGGGCCGCCCAGGAGTCCGCGGGCAAGCACCGCATCCTGCACGAGGAGAAGCTCGCCGAGGCCAAGGAGCGCCTCGACGACGCGGTGGAGGCCGTGCGGGACGATGACGACATCCGCGTCGACCTGCCCCACACGGCGGTGCCGCCGGGACGCACCGTCCTCACCCTGAGCAATCTGACGCTGCGTTACGGAGCCCGCGTACGGGGCGAGTTCGAGCTGCGGGGCCCGGAGCGGGTCGCGCTCGTGGGCCGCAACGGCGCGGGCAAGACCACGCTCCTGCGGACCATCGGCGGGGACCTCGCACCGGTCGGCGGCGAGGCGCTCGCCCAGGTGCCGCTGCGCTTCCTGCCGCAGCGCCTCGACGTCCTCGACGACGACCTGACCGTCGCCGAGAACGTGGCGCGGCAGGCCCCGGACGCGACCAACAACCGGGTCCGGGCACGCCTCGCCCGCTTCCTGTTCCGGGGCGCCAAGGCCGACCAGCAGGCCGCGACCCTGTCGGGCGGCGAGCGGTTCCGGGCGGCGCTGGCGGCGCTCATGCTGGCCGATCCTGCGCCCCAGCTGCTCCTGCTCGACGAGCCGACGAACAACCTCGACATGGCGAGCGTACGGCAGCTGTCCTCGGCCCTGGAGGCGTACGAGGGCGCGCTGATCGTGGCCAGCCACGACGTGCCGTTCCTGGAGTCGATCGGGATCACGCGCTGGCTGCTGCTCGACGGCGAGATCAAGGAGATCACGGGAAAGCACCGGGAGAAGATGGAAAACCGGACAGGAGCTGTCGGGTATCCCGAATAG
- a CDS encoding isocitrate lyase/phosphoenolpyruvate mutase family protein: protein MTHVNDLATAFRDLHVPGSPLVLPNAWDAASARLVETAGAAAVATTSAGLAWALGAGDGDRLTRDQALGAVARIVDTVSVPVTADVESGYAEDAEGVADTVRAVLAAGAVGVNIEDARHAAGDPLRPVAEQAERIAAARGAADAAGVPLFVNARVDTYLRGAGEGAAERLALTLERAAAFLDAGADGVFVPGVVDPETVEALVAKVDGPLNVMAGPGAPPVARLAALGVARVSVGSGIAQAAHALVRGAARELLTEGTYGSLTGGLDFGEADALFSR from the coding sequence ATGACACATGTGAACGACCTCGCGACCGCCTTCCGTGACCTGCACGTCCCCGGCTCCCCGCTGGTCCTGCCCAACGCCTGGGACGCCGCGAGCGCCCGGCTCGTCGAGACGGCGGGAGCCGCGGCCGTCGCCACCACGAGCGCCGGGCTCGCCTGGGCCCTCGGCGCCGGTGACGGCGACCGGCTCACCCGTGACCAGGCGCTCGGCGCCGTGGCCCGGATCGTGGACACGGTCTCCGTGCCCGTCACCGCCGACGTCGAGAGCGGTTACGCCGAGGACGCCGAGGGCGTCGCCGACACCGTCCGGGCGGTCCTCGCTGCGGGCGCGGTCGGCGTGAACATCGAGGACGCCCGCCACGCCGCGGGCGACCCGCTGCGGCCGGTCGCCGAGCAGGCCGAACGGATCGCGGCCGCGCGCGGTGCCGCCGACGCGGCGGGCGTGCCCCTGTTCGTGAACGCGCGCGTCGACACCTATCTGCGCGGCGCGGGGGAGGGGGCGGCGGAACGGCTCGCGCTGACCCTGGAGCGGGCCGCCGCGTTCCTCGACGCCGGGGCCGACGGCGTCTTCGTGCCCGGGGTGGTGGACCCGGAGACCGTGGAGGCCCTGGTCGCGAAGGTCGACGGTCCCCTCAACGTGATGGCGGGGCCGGGAGCACCGCCGGTGGCGCGGCTCGCCGCCCTCGGCGTCGCGCGCGTCAGCGTCGGCTCGGGCATCGCCCAGGCGGCGCACGCGCTGGTGCGCGGGGCGGCGCGGGAACTGCTCACCGAGGGAACGTACGGATCACTGACGGGCGGGCTCGACTTCGGTGAGGCCGACGCCCTCTTCAGCCGCTGA
- a CDS encoding SsgA family sporulation/cell division regulator produces the protein MSTVIEQAVEARLVAAAPRMPTIPATLHYDQRDPFAVRMSFPAPATLEGVEVHWTFARDLLSQGVENTVGDGDVRVRPYGYERTVLEFHAPEGTAIVHVRTGDLRRFLHRTMVLVPAGQEHRHVDLDQDLADLMRDAC, from the coding sequence TTGTCCACTGTCATCGAGCAGGCCGTCGAGGCCCGCCTGGTCGCCGCCGCACCCCGGATGCCGACCATCCCCGCCACGCTCCACTACGACCAGCGGGACCCCTTCGCGGTGCGCATGAGCTTCCCGGCCCCGGCGACCCTGGAGGGCGTCGAGGTGCACTGGACCTTCGCCCGCGACCTGCTCAGCCAGGGCGTGGAGAACACGGTGGGCGACGGCGACGTCCGGGTGCGCCCGTACGGCTACGAGCGCACGGTCCTGGAGTTCCACGCCCCCGAGGGCACCGCCATCGTGCACGTCCGCACCGGTGACCTGCGCCGCTTCCTGCACCGCACGATGGTCCTGGTCCCCGCGGGCCAGGAGCACCGGCACGTGGACCTGGACCAGGACCTGGCCGATCTGATGCGCGACGCCTGCTGA
- a CDS encoding oxidoreductase — translation MRTGRVTRRGASGLGVALGAVALAAASLVAPGAAGAVDRAGAGAEGVAGARGGAGAEAGSAGAGAEAGGAGAAGHRGGSPRWDLKPTGTDARFRGLAAVSRSTAWAAGSKGTVLRTADGGAHWRNVSPPGASGLEFRDVEAFDGRRAVALAIGEGEASRLYRTADGGKTWTEAFRNAEPKAFYDCMTFFDRRHGLALSDPVDGAYRILSTADGGRSWKVLPATGMPAAQEGESAFAASGQCLVSAGPRDVWLATGGAARARVLHSADRGLTWTATDAPIPAGDPARGVFGLAFRDRAHGLAVGGDYRAGEASPRAAAVTRDGGRTWRPAARPVPAYRSGVAWLPYSRTTALAVGPTGTDLTTDAGRSWRTVDEGSYDTVDCAPDLGCWAAGEKGRVARLERR, via the coding sequence GTGCGTACGGGACGTGTGACGCGACGCGGGGCGAGTGGCCTGGGAGTGGCGCTGGGCGCGGTGGCGCTCGCGGCGGCGTCCCTGGTCGCGCCGGGAGCGGCCGGGGCGGTGGACCGGGCCGGGGCCGGGGCCGAAGGGGTGGCCGGTGCCCGGGGCGGTGCGGGCGCGGAGGCCGGTAGCGCCGGTGCGGGCGCGGAGGCCGGTGGCGCCGGGGCCGCCGGGCACCGGGGCGGCTCCCCGCGCTGGGACCTCAAGCCCACCGGCACCGACGCCCGCTTCCGCGGCCTCGCCGCCGTGAGCCGGAGCACCGCCTGGGCGGCCGGTTCGAAGGGCACCGTGCTGCGCACCGCGGACGGCGGCGCGCACTGGCGGAACGTCTCGCCGCCCGGGGCGTCCGGCCTGGAGTTCCGCGACGTCGAGGCGTTCGACGGACGCCGGGCCGTGGCGCTCGCGATCGGCGAGGGCGAGGCCTCGCGGCTCTACCGCACCGCTGACGGCGGCAAGACCTGGACGGAGGCCTTCCGCAACGCGGAGCCCAAGGCCTTCTACGACTGCATGACCTTCTTCGACCGCCGCCACGGGCTCGCCCTGAGCGACCCGGTGGACGGCGCGTACCGCATCCTGTCCACCGCGGACGGCGGCCGCTCCTGGAAGGTCCTTCCGGCCACGGGCATGCCCGCCGCCCAGGAGGGCGAGAGCGCCTTCGCCGCGAGCGGCCAGTGCCTGGTGAGCGCGGGCCCGCGCGACGTGTGGCTGGCCACGGGAGGCGCCGCCCGCGCCCGGGTCCTGCACTCGGCCGACCGGGGTCTGACCTGGACGGCCACCGACGCGCCGATCCCGGCGGGGGACCCGGCGCGCGGGGTCTTCGGCCTCGCCTTCCGCGACCGCGCGCACGGGCTCGCCGTCGGCGGCGACTACCGCGCGGGGGAGGCCTCGCCCCGGGCCGCCGCCGTGACCCGCGACGGCGGGCGCACCTGGCGGCCGGCCGCGCGCCCCGTGCCCGCCTACCGCTCGGGCGTCGCCTGGCTTCCGTACAGCCGCACCACGGCCCTCGCCGTCGGGCCCACCGGCACCGACCTCACGACGGACGCGGGGCGCTCCTGGCGCACGGTCGACGAGGGGTCGTACGACACCGTGGACTGCGCGCCGGACCTCGGCTGCTGGGCGGCGGGGGAGAAGGGCCGCGTGGCGCGCCTCGAACGGCGCTAG
- a CDS encoding YciI family protein: MFVMELTYTAPVDRVDALLAEHVAWLDAQYAAGVFLASGRKNPRDGGVILAVGDSRAEIEGLAALDPFVTGGVCEYRITEFLATKTAPALADHRQRLPA; this comes from the coding sequence ATGTTCGTCATGGAGCTCACCTACACCGCCCCGGTCGACCGCGTCGACGCCCTGCTCGCCGAGCACGTCGCCTGGCTCGACGCGCAGTACGCCGCCGGGGTGTTCCTCGCCTCGGGGCGGAAGAACCCGCGGGACGGCGGGGTGATCCTGGCCGTGGGGGACAGCCGGGCGGAGATCGAGGGGCTCGCGGCCCTCGACCCGTTCGTCACCGGCGGAGTGTGCGAGTACCGCATCACCGAGTTCCTGGCCACGAAGACGGCGCCCGCGCTGGCCGACCACCGGCAGCGGCTACCCGCCTAG
- a CDS encoding BTAD domain-containing putative transcriptional regulator, giving the protein MDLGIRVLGPVELRRAGHGDRLGSAKERLVLAALALDAGRPVSLDTLIHRLWEDAPPAKPRASVHAYAARIRRRLRTVCDGEPLLQQAHTYTLALHPRQVDCHRFAELADRARSLTDGGGDAEALGLLREAEELWRGEPLAGLPGLWAARVRAGLEEKHLAAHLTRFGIELRRGRFAELVPEVGALLEQYPSDETLACQLMTAAYGCGRQSDALRVYDTVRRRLREQLGTDPGDALTRLHRLVLNGAPLHELVPPPEPAVAAPRTLPSHPELVGRTRELDTILSAAPTRAEPGAVIALQAISGMAGVGKSLLALHAARRLGGRYPDGQIHLDLRAHSPGQEPLTPEAALMALLRVLGVPARAVPDSLDELVSLWRTLLSARRAVIVLDDAAGPEQLRPLLPGASPSLVIITSRRRITGLPGVRPVLLDVLPPDDAVALFRRLAGPERTGRAHEVADIVRLSGYLPLAIELAAGRLASRPAWTTANLLHRLTHGHGRLAEIRDGSREMVRAFEVSYLTLTAEERAVFRRLGLQLGPDFETFTTAALTGLPAHRAERVLESLLDAHLIQEPKPERYVFHDLLGEYARTLSLSEDPAEVRDGALRGLIDFYVQACDAADRLVYPRRARPDAPRPDRGRALPAWPSPDAARRWLTAERAGLVAAERHCRAENASEDAALLAGALANFLDEEGYAIEAQRMHESAARHWRTAARPEEEVRALLDLGTALSRGGRYEEAIATMGRAREVADRLGDGAARAETEHLLGLLYWNLGRQPEALAHQNEALALRRPTGDGWQIARSQNNLGITHLYLGNFADAEEHFRSALDGFRASGDEIQLARTLNNLSDLRTATGDRAASREFLQQALHLLEKSSSPSAHAITQVNLANTMSPSNELNSMLDLFHDALTTFRRLGDLRNASITLHGMGQALFAAHEFHEAAHHHRRALDLARSIGAAHEEVQALHGLGTAELHLDQPEAAAGHLTEAVAMAERTGNGHEAARARESLSVLHAETKRRAQRNRQSRRQAM; this is encoded by the coding sequence GTGGACTTGGGCATTCGCGTCCTCGGCCCCGTCGAGCTGCGCCGCGCCGGGCACGGCGACCGCCTCGGGTCGGCGAAGGAGCGCCTGGTCCTCGCCGCCCTCGCGCTCGACGCGGGCCGCCCGGTCTCCCTGGACACCCTCATCCACCGGCTGTGGGAGGACGCCCCGCCCGCCAAGCCGCGCGCCAGCGTGCACGCGTACGCGGCGCGCATCCGGCGCCGGCTCCGGACCGTGTGCGACGGCGAGCCGCTCCTCCAGCAGGCGCACACCTACACGCTCGCCCTGCACCCGCGCCAGGTCGACTGCCACCGCTTCGCCGAACTCGCCGACCGGGCCAGGTCCCTGACCGACGGCGGCGGCGACGCCGAGGCCCTCGGCCTGCTGCGCGAGGCGGAGGAGCTGTGGCGCGGCGAGCCGCTGGCCGGGCTTCCCGGGCTCTGGGCCGCGCGGGTGCGCGCGGGCCTGGAGGAGAAGCACCTCGCCGCGCACCTGACCCGCTTCGGCATCGAGCTGCGCCGGGGCCGCTTCGCCGAGCTGGTGCCCGAGGTGGGCGCGCTCCTGGAGCAGTACCCGAGCGACGAGACGCTCGCCTGCCAGCTGATGACCGCCGCCTACGGCTGCGGGCGGCAGTCCGACGCCCTGCGCGTGTACGACACCGTCCGCCGAAGACTGCGCGAACAGCTCGGCACCGACCCGGGCGACGCGCTCACCCGGCTGCACCGGCTCGTCCTGAACGGCGCGCCCCTGCACGAGCTCGTGCCGCCGCCCGAGCCCGCCGTGGCCGCGCCCCGCACCCTGCCGAGCCACCCCGAACTGGTCGGCCGCACCCGCGAGTTGGACACCATCCTGAGCGCGGCACCCACCCGGGCCGAACCCGGTGCCGTCATCGCGCTGCAGGCCATCTCCGGCATGGCCGGGGTCGGCAAGTCCCTGCTCGCGCTGCACGCGGCGCGGCGCCTGGGCGGCCGCTACCCCGACGGCCAGATCCATCTCGACCTGCGCGCGCACTCCCCCGGCCAGGAGCCCCTGACCCCCGAGGCCGCGCTGATGGCGCTCCTGCGGGTCCTCGGGGTACCGGCCCGCGCCGTCCCCGACAGCCTCGACGAACTCGTCAGCCTGTGGCGTACGCTGCTCAGCGCCCGGCGCGCGGTCATCGTCCTCGACGACGCGGCGGGCCCCGAGCAGCTGCGCCCGCTCCTTCCCGGCGCCTCTCCCTCGCTCGTGATCATCACGAGCCGCCGCCGGATCACCGGGCTTCCCGGGGTGCGGCCGGTCCTGCTCGACGTGCTGCCGCCGGACGACGCCGTCGCGCTCTTCCGGCGTCTGGCCGGGCCGGAGCGCACGGGGCGCGCCCACGAGGTCGCGGACATCGTCCGGCTCTCCGGGTACCTCCCGCTCGCGATCGAACTGGCCGCCGGACGCCTCGCCTCGCGGCCCGCCTGGACCACCGCGAACCTGCTGCACCGGCTCACCCACGGGCACGGGCGCCTCGCGGAGATCCGCGACGGGAGCCGCGAAATGGTGCGCGCGTTTGAAGTCTCGTACCTGACCTTGACCGCCGAAGAACGGGCCGTTTTCCGGAGGCTCGGGCTCCAACTCGGGCCGGATTTCGAGACGTTCACGACAGCCGCGCTCACTGGGCTTCCCGCGCACCGGGCGGAGCGCGTCCTCGAGTCCCTCCTGGACGCGCATCTCATTCAGGAGCCGAAGCCGGAACGCTACGTTTTCCACGATCTGCTGGGTGAATATGCACGCACGCTTTCACTGTCCGAAGATCCAGCCGAGGTACGCGACGGGGCGCTGCGCGGGCTGATCGATTTCTACGTACAGGCATGCGATGCCGCGGACCGTCTGGTCTATCCCCGCCGGGCCCGCCCCGACGCGCCCCGCCCCGACCGCGGCCGCGCCCTGCCCGCCTGGCCGAGTCCCGACGCGGCCCGCCGCTGGCTCACCGCCGAACGCGCGGGCCTCGTCGCCGCGGAACGCCACTGCCGCGCCGAGAACGCCTCCGAGGACGCGGCACTGCTCGCCGGGGCGCTGGCGAACTTCCTGGACGAGGAGGGGTACGCGATCGAGGCGCAGCGGATGCACGAGTCGGCCGCGCGGCACTGGCGCACGGCGGCCCGCCCGGAGGAGGAGGTCCGCGCCCTGCTCGACCTGGGGACAGCGCTGTCGCGCGGCGGCCGGTACGAGGAGGCGATCGCCACGATGGGGCGTGCGCGCGAGGTCGCGGACCGCCTCGGCGACGGGGCGGCACGAGCCGAGACCGAGCACCTCCTCGGCCTCCTGTACTGGAACCTGGGCCGCCAGCCGGAGGCCCTCGCCCACCAGAACGAGGCCCTGGCCCTGCGCCGGCCCACAGGAGACGGGTGGCAGATCGCCCGCTCCCAGAACAATCTGGGCATCACCCATCTGTACTTGGGAAACTTCGCGGACGCCGAGGAGCACTTCCGTTCCGCGCTCGACGGATTCCGCGCGTCCGGTGACGAGATCCAGCTGGCCCGCACGCTCAACAACCTGTCCGACCTCAGAACGGCCACCGGCGACCGCGCGGCATCGAGGGAATTCCTGCAACAGGCCCTGCACCTCCTGGAGAAATCCAGCAGCCCGTCCGCGCATGCCATCACCCAAGTGAACCTGGCCAATACCATGAGCCCGTCGAACGAGCTCAATTCGATGCTGGACCTGTTCCACGATGCCCTGACCACATTCCGCCGCCTCGGCGACCTCAGGAATGCCTCGATCACCCTTCACGGAATGGGGCAGGCCCTTTTTGCCGCCCATGAATTCCACGAGGCGGCGCACCACCACCGGCGCGCCCTGGATCTGGCCCGCAGCATCGGCGCCGCACACGAGGAGGTCCAGGCGCTGCACGGCCTGGGCACGGCAGAGCTCCACCTCGACCAGCCGGAGGCGGCGGCCGGGCACCTGACGGAGGCGGTCGCCATGGCGGAACGCACCGGAAACGGGCACGAGGCCGCGCGGGCGCGGGAGAGCCTGAGCGTTCTACACGCGGAGACAAAGCGGCGCGCACAGCGAAATCGGCAGTCCCGTCGACAGGCCATGTAA